A section of the Lathamus discolor isolate bLatDis1 chromosome 6, bLatDis1.hap1, whole genome shotgun sequence genome encodes:
- the RPLP2 gene encoding large ribosomal subunit protein P2 codes for MRYVAAYLLAVLGGNESPTSKDLKKILDSVGIETDDERMNKVISELNGKNIEDVIAQGNGKLASMPAGGAVAVSAGGGSAAPAAAAAPAAAEEKKEEKKEESEESDDDMGFGLFD; via the exons ATGCGTTACGTCGCAGCTTACCTTCTAGCAGTCCTCGGTGGCAACGAGTCTCCCACGTCAAAGGACTTGAAAAAGATCCTGGACAGCGTCGGCATTGAGACAGATGATGAACGCATGAACAAG GTTATTAGTGAgctgaatggaaaaaatatcGAGGATGTCATTGCTCAGG GTAATGGAAAACTTGCCAGCATGCCGGCTGGGGGAGCTGTGGCAGTGTCTGCTGGAGggggctctgctgctcctgctgcagctgctgcccctgctgccg ctgaggagaagaaagaagagaagaaggaggaatCTGAAGAATCTGATGATGACATGGGATTCGGCCTATTTGATTAA